The following coding sequences lie in one Planctomycetia bacterium genomic window:
- a CDS encoding RluA family pseudouridine synthase translates to MAFLLSALGLKRAAAKKLLKFGAVQVGGATTRRFDHELRPGDEVAINDLRTMAAEARFKEAKVRIVYEDEALIAVDKPEGLLTVATDREQLETLFVQLNDYLRSRREQVAGRLFVVHRLDKDTSGLVLFAKSEKIKDALQAQWGGIEKTYFAIVRGRPVSEQGTIDNYLVEDSKSLKVSRCEASRPDAQRAVTHYRLLESVGARSLLEVKLETGRKHQIRVQLTGIGCPVVGDKRYGRKGSNTRMALHAAMLRLVHPASGEQLVIKSPMPRAMRKMMLPR, encoded by the coding sequence TTGGCTTTCTTGTTAAGCGCGCTCGGGCTGAAGCGCGCCGCCGCCAAAAAGCTCCTCAAATTCGGCGCTGTGCAGGTGGGCGGCGCCACCACGCGGCGCTTCGATCATGAGCTCCGCCCAGGCGACGAAGTCGCCATCAACGACTTGCGCACGATGGCGGCCGAGGCTCGGTTCAAGGAAGCGAAGGTTCGCATCGTCTACGAGGACGAAGCGCTCATCGCCGTCGACAAGCCGGAAGGCCTGCTGACGGTAGCCACGGATCGAGAGCAGCTCGAAACCTTGTTCGTGCAATTGAACGACTATCTGCGCAGTCGTCGCGAGCAGGTTGCCGGAAGGCTCTTTGTCGTGCATCGCCTGGACAAGGATACGTCCGGCCTGGTCCTCTTCGCCAAGAGCGAAAAGATCAAGGACGCCCTGCAAGCGCAATGGGGCGGCATCGAAAAAACCTACTTCGCCATTGTGCGCGGCCGTCCTGTGTCCGAGCAAGGAACGATCGACAATTACCTGGTCGAAGACAGTAAGTCTCTCAAAGTCTCCCGATGCGAAGCCAGTCGCCCCGACGCCCAGCGCGCGGTGACGCATTATCGCTTACTGGAATCGGTCGGCGCGCGGTCGCTCCTGGAAGTGAAACTGGAGACCGGCCGTAAGCACCAAATCCGCGTCCAGCTCACCGGCATCGGTTGTCCCGTGGTAGGCGATAAGCGCTACGGTCGCAAAGGATCGAATACCAGGATGGCATTGCACGCCGCGATGCTACGGCTCGTCCATCCCGCGTCGGGTGAACAACTGGTGATCAAGTCGCCCATGCCGCGCGCGATGCGCAAAATGATGTTGCCGCGCTGA
- the hemQ gene encoding hydrogen peroxide-dependent heme synthase, with product MSSADDVSLFPAEGWHCRHLYYRFNRRALRDLAPGELVAGREQFLAVLAPDGPHAPARLQPSIVAGHKADFSLMLLDPDPLKLDGLHQRLLASPLGPALETTYSYVSLTEVSEYVPTVEQYGARLVEEGEDPNGAAYQAKMKAYASREEMMRRQRLTPDLPPWPNTCFYPMNKKRKVGENWFTLSFAERNKLMAEHGRSGMKFGGRVTQLITVSVGLDDWEWGVTLWARKPEFLKEIVYTMRFDEASARYAEFGPFYTSFVTTAEKILEHCQVGV from the coding sequence ATGAGTTCCGCCGACGACGTTTCGTTGTTTCCTGCTGAGGGCTGGCATTGCCGGCACTTGTACTACCGGTTCAATCGCCGCGCACTGCGCGATCTCGCGCCGGGTGAATTGGTCGCCGGTCGGGAGCAGTTTCTCGCGGTGCTTGCGCCGGATGGTCCGCATGCGCCTGCGCGATTGCAGCCGTCGATCGTCGCCGGACATAAGGCCGATTTCTCCTTGATGCTGCTCGACCCCGATCCGCTCAAACTCGACGGGCTGCATCAGCGACTCCTCGCTTCGCCGCTGGGGCCCGCGCTCGAAACGACGTACTCATATGTCTCGTTGACGGAAGTCTCGGAGTATGTCCCAACGGTCGAACAGTACGGCGCGCGGCTGGTCGAGGAAGGCGAAGACCCGAACGGCGCCGCGTATCAGGCCAAGATGAAAGCCTATGCGTCGCGGGAAGAAATGATGCGCCGCCAGCGGCTCACGCCCGACCTGCCGCCTTGGCCGAACACCTGCTTCTATCCGATGAACAAGAAGCGCAAGGTCGGCGAGAACTGGTTCACGCTTTCTTTCGCCGAACGGAACAAGCTGATGGCCGAACATGGCCGCTCCGGAATGAAATTCGGCGGCCGCGTCACGCAACTCATCACGGTGTCCGTCGGCCTCGACGACTGGGAATGGGGCGTCACGCTCTGGGCGCGCAAGCCGGAGTTTCTCAAGGAAATCGTCTACACCATGCGCTTCGACGAGGCCAGCGCTCGCTACGCCGAATTCGGCCCGTTCTATACGAGCTTCGTCACGACCGCGGAGAAGATCCTGGAGCATTGCCAGGTTGGAGTTTGA
- the purH gene encoding bifunctional phosphoribosylaminoimidazolecarboxamide formyltransferase/IMP cyclohydrolase, giving the protein MSVCRVHRAIISVSDKQGLVEFAQGLIAAGVELYSTGGTRKHLADAGVTTIDVADYTGFPEMMDGRVKTLHPKIHGGILCRRDHPEDMQALEAHGIRSFELVVVNLYPFEATVARADVAWEEAVEQIDIGGPSLVRAAAKNHAFVGVVTSPGQYAEVLAELQQESGTTFDLRKELAGAAFEHTSQYDRAIADYFAKPEAEVETFPAQVTLQLERQSELRYGENPHQRAALYANQGAAPQQLVHARQLHGKELSYNNWLDLDSAWSIVRSLPGPAVTVIKHNNPCGAATAAELSVATRRALDGDPVSAFGSILALNRTVDAATATVLAEPGLFVEAILAPSFDRDALRILTTKPKWKANVRLLELGKAVAAAPSLEFRRIDGGYLVQDTDVAADPESEWRVATEKSPDDELLSELKFAWAIVRFVKSNAIVIAKDGLVLGVGAGQMSRVDSVEIALKKSGDRVAGSVLASDAFFPFPDSIEHAAKAGVRAFIQPGGSKNDDASIAACNQHGLTMILTGRRHFRH; this is encoded by the coding sequence ATGTCCGTTTGCCGCGTGCATCGCGCTATTATCAGTGTCAGTGACAAGCAAGGCCTCGTCGAGTTCGCCCAGGGATTGATCGCCGCGGGCGTGGAACTTTACAGCACGGGCGGGACGCGCAAGCACCTCGCGGACGCGGGCGTCACGACGATCGACGTCGCCGACTACACTGGCTTTCCCGAGATGATGGACGGCCGGGTTAAGACGCTGCACCCCAAGATCCACGGCGGCATCCTCTGCCGTCGCGATCATCCGGAAGACATGCAGGCCCTCGAAGCGCATGGCATTCGCAGTTTCGAGTTGGTCGTCGTGAACCTCTATCCCTTCGAGGCCACTGTCGCCCGCGCGGACGTCGCTTGGGAAGAAGCCGTCGAGCAGATCGACATCGGCGGGCCGTCGCTGGTCCGCGCCGCGGCGAAGAATCACGCCTTTGTCGGCGTGGTGACCAGCCCCGGACAATACGCGGAAGTGTTGGCGGAACTTCAACAGGAATCCGGCACGACGTTCGACCTGCGGAAGGAACTCGCCGGCGCGGCGTTCGAGCACACGTCGCAATACGATCGCGCCATCGCCGACTACTTCGCCAAGCCAGAGGCGGAAGTCGAAACCTTTCCCGCTCAGGTCACGCTGCAGTTAGAACGCCAGTCGGAACTGCGTTACGGGGAGAACCCGCACCAGCGCGCGGCGCTTTATGCCAATCAAGGCGCAGCTCCGCAGCAACTCGTCCATGCCCGGCAACTGCACGGCAAAGAGCTGTCGTACAACAATTGGCTCGATCTGGACAGCGCCTGGAGCATCGTTCGCTCGCTTCCCGGACCGGCAGTCACGGTGATTAAGCACAACAATCCCTGCGGCGCAGCCACGGCGGCGGAACTGTCCGTCGCCACGCGGCGCGCGCTGGACGGCGATCCGGTCAGTGCCTTCGGTTCCATTCTGGCGCTCAATCGCACCGTCGACGCGGCCACCGCGACCGTCCTCGCAGAGCCAGGGTTATTCGTTGAAGCGATCCTCGCGCCGTCGTTCGACCGGGACGCGCTCAGGATCCTCACGACGAAACCGAAGTGGAAGGCCAACGTGCGGCTGCTGGAACTGGGCAAAGCCGTGGCGGCGGCGCCTTCGTTGGAATTCCGGCGCATCGACGGCGGCTATCTGGTGCAAGATACCGACGTCGCAGCCGATCCAGAGTCCGAATGGCGCGTCGCGACTGAAAAGTCGCCGGATGACGAGTTGCTTAGCGAGCTCAAATTCGCCTGGGCGATTGTGCGGTTCGTCAAGTCGAACGCCATTGTCATCGCCAAGGACGGCCTGGTCCTCGGCGTCGGCGCAGGACAAATGAGCCGCGTGGATTCCGTGGAAATCGCTTTGAAGAAATCCGGCGATCGCGTAGCAGGATCGGTACTCGCCTCCGACGCCTTTTTCCCGTTTCCCGATTCAATCGAACACGCCGCCAAGGCTGGCGTCCGGGCGTTCATTCAACCGGGCGGTTCGAAAAACGACGACGCCTCGATCGCGGCGTGCAACCAACACGGCCTGACGATGATCCTCACCGGACGCCGACACTTTCGCCACTAG
- a CDS encoding tetratricopeptide repeat protein, which produces MTRSTVNSRLISALGTFCLAAASLGTAGCTQMVASGQNASGVKLHQQGLYQGAVERFQQAILSDPNNGDGYYNLAATYHQLGKTQKNDAFLQQAETYYNQCLDRNANHRDCHRGLAVLLVEENRSEEAVRLMEGWAQHSPAVADPKIELARLSEEFGDKDASLKHLQDALALEPSNSRALIALGHVQEELGDQAQALANYQRALSLDRWNTELQSRATAMRTALSTAPLTASAAPAAAPGPGTVRVSAQPGTIKQ; this is translated from the coding sequence GTGACTCGATCCACCGTAAATTCGCGGCTGATTTCCGCGCTGGGGACATTCTGTTTAGCGGCGGCCTCCCTTGGGACGGCTGGGTGTACGCAGATGGTAGCCTCGGGGCAGAACGCTAGTGGCGTAAAGCTCCACCAGCAGGGGCTTTATCAAGGGGCTGTCGAGCGTTTCCAACAGGCGATTTTGTCCGATCCGAACAACGGCGACGGCTACTACAACCTGGCGGCGACGTACCATCAGCTTGGGAAGACGCAGAAAAACGACGCCTTCCTGCAGCAGGCCGAGACCTACTATAACCAGTGCCTGGACCGCAACGCGAATCACCGTGATTGCCACCGCGGGTTGGCGGTACTACTGGTGGAGGAAAATCGGTCCGAAGAGGCGGTGCGGCTGATGGAAGGTTGGGCGCAACACAGCCCGGCGGTGGCCGACCCGAAAATTGAGTTGGCCCGGCTATCGGAGGAATTCGGCGACAAGGACGCGTCGCTCAAGCATCTGCAAGACGCCCTGGCCCTGGAACCGTCCAATTCCCGTGCGTTGATCGCGCTGGGGCATGTCCAGGAAGAGTTGGGGGACCAGGCCCAGGCGCTCGCCAATTATCAGCGAGCGCTCTCGCTGGACCGCTGGAACACCGAGTTGCAATCCCGTGCAACCGCGATGCGCACGGCGCTCAGCACCGCACCGCTGACGGCCAGCGCAGCCCCGGCGGCAGCGCCCGGTCCCGGCACGGTGCGCGTCAGTGCGCAACCGGGAACGATCAAGCAATAG
- a CDS encoding tetratricopeptide repeat protein, whose amino-acid sequence MSSAPSLEGMRVALVGRFAGARHSDARELIRAHGGSNVELGDPAVGLIVVGEHSLPLDEHGVLDRALAALEAATPGAVSPVVISETQLWHRLGLVDAEQHVHRLHTPRMLAELVGVPLSVVRRWQRLGLIRPVREVMRLPYFDFQEVATARRLVELLTAGIPPREIKRQLAALGRFLPSVERPLAQLSVMLAGKELLLRQGQGLVEPGGQLRFDFEQLDDDFDTVEATPAVARQISAVSPEPEELIEAAKAHEDAGELPEAIDLYRAALAVGGPRAEWVFELAELLYASNELPAALERYYMAVELDDNFVEARSNLGCLLAELGQTTLAVAAFRGALALHPDFPDAHYHLALALEQQGDGDQARTHWRRFLEMSPDSPWAETARQHIAD is encoded by the coding sequence ATGTCATCGGCACCCTCGCTGGAAGGTATGCGCGTCGCGCTTGTCGGGCGGTTTGCCGGCGCACGTCATTCCGATGCTCGCGAGTTGATCCGAGCGCATGGCGGCAGCAACGTCGAGCTGGGTGATCCGGCCGTCGGCCTGATTGTCGTGGGTGAACACAGCCTGCCGCTGGACGAGCACGGCGTGCTCGACCGGGCGTTGGCCGCCTTGGAAGCCGCGACGCCTGGGGCAGTGAGTCCCGTCGTCATCTCGGAAACGCAGCTCTGGCACCGGTTAGGGCTGGTCGATGCCGAACAACACGTGCATCGATTGCACACGCCGCGCATGCTGGCGGAATTGGTCGGCGTGCCGTTGAGCGTTGTGCGACGCTGGCAGCGTCTGGGGCTGATCCGCCCGGTACGAGAGGTGATGCGACTGCCGTATTTCGACTTTCAGGAAGTCGCGACCGCCCGCCGCTTGGTCGAATTGCTGACGGCCGGCATCCCGCCGCGCGAGATCAAGCGGCAACTCGCGGCGCTGGGGCGATTCCTCCCCAGCGTGGAACGGCCGCTGGCGCAGTTGTCGGTGATGCTGGCTGGCAAAGAACTGCTGCTCCGCCAAGGGCAAGGCCTAGTTGAACCTGGCGGGCAACTGCGCTTCGACTTCGAGCAACTAGACGACGATTTCGACACCGTCGAAGCCACGCCGGCCGTCGCACGGCAAATCTCGGCTGTTTCGCCGGAGCCGGAGGAGCTGATTGAGGCCGCGAAGGCCCACGAGGACGCTGGCGAGTTGCCGGAGGCGATCGACCTCTATCGCGCGGCGCTCGCCGTCGGCGGGCCGCGCGCCGAATGGGTTTTTGAGTTAGCCGAGTTACTCTACGCGTCGAACGAGCTGCCCGCAGCGCTCGAACGCTACTACATGGCGGTCGAACTGGACGACAACTTCGTGGAAGCCCGCTCGAACCTGGGCTGCTTGCTGGCTGAACTGGGCCAAACCACGCTAGCGGTCGCGGCCTTTCGCGGGGCTTTGGCGCTGCACCCGGACTTCCCCGACGCGCACTATCACCTGGCGCTCGCACTGGAACAACAGGGCGATGGCGACCAGGCCCGCACGCATTGGCGCCGTTTCCTCGAAATGTCACCGGACAGCCCCTGGGCGGAAACGGCGCGCCAACATATCGCGGATTAG
- a CDS encoding choice-of-anchor Q domain-containing protein — protein sequence MFRRRLVRRRRGLRIESLEVRRLMDCQNNPTTYLVNTFEDSVVSNDGLMSLREAILESNLDADCNLILLPPGTYGLTSQDPADLRGGNLNVVKRPERSTKLVTIRSQGAIDDPESTVIRGDWTGQQHNLITVGLDASLAIVGITLENGSTSDKGGAIHARSTLSVTNSIFRSNRAAKRGGAIAIELDNASDKVTIKDSLFEDNSVDLELGGAVSQSGGKLTIEGSTLYKNSAGKRGGGLAVTEGSATIINSTISTNTSRESGGGIYVVAGASAIVSSSTIYANTARGDTAGGGIDAQGESTNDGSVRIENSIVAGNVAWHEEYENVQLIEGMNLRGNVQSDGGNLFGDVTGAVNPQVRSTEDVFDYTFRNPLLGDLKNNGGLTPTHALLAGSPAIGAGTKETGPPTHDQTGAPRGDSIDIGAVEFIREQEPPDTVLGDTDNDCDVDITDLNNVRNNFGSNGLGILGDTDGDGDVDITDLNNVRNNFGSICVVTPGAPPAEVIDVTNWQVCKDDRKYCAIPNDDGDDTLAIQAAMNYARTRGEAHVRVPKGEFLVANLLFHGYALGLTGEGTLKLAPGSKSYATLTVDSTVNPRGKVPELAITKTVTMRDDFTPINWVDGITIDGNVAAPHTNKAIGLVVEGEQLLISNLTVQNTANHPDSTTDPNVPAGINILVRGDHNVFSTVDSLDAGHTAFRNVGGDNYYYDIAALRYRCRGFRAQLPSEDEVGGKVIEGGPIYIIGNDDDHELDFSTETTGVNCSRGDAPASILIDPVPVDDPDSEKRITKVELRNLDVGGPNGIDPVSGQGNVLKFAAVENMIIDNSRFVHTSPRLHSIRVAEGTIETLPTGAKQQIGEITITNSWLARNLFFEGRTDEPIYKSIELENVTIGEGFRDAKPSDREYAIEQLSVWDGFTGKSLSLNHFSVAGIQWMAPAAFKLMDSELHGKSASLVNGLDVEFLLDDVQCSRFMWSDNVVTNTPPGLALPVPQIPGSLKLLCNVAPVTEPAASIIADSVAAVDEVVERWQSNADLLGWSAADPDETSVIARRNSARRR from the coding sequence ATGTTTCGTCGTCGCCTGGTTCGACGTCGTCGCGGTCTGCGCATCGAGTCCCTGGAAGTTCGCCGCCTGATGGATTGCCAGAACAATCCCACGACCTACCTAGTCAATACTTTCGAAGATTCGGTCGTCTCCAACGACGGCCTCATGAGCCTACGGGAAGCCATTCTCGAATCGAACCTCGACGCCGACTGCAATCTCATTCTTTTGCCACCTGGCACCTATGGATTGACGAGCCAGGATCCGGCGGATTTGCGCGGCGGCAATTTGAACGTCGTCAAACGGCCCGAGCGATCGACCAAGCTCGTCACTATTCGATCGCAGGGCGCGATAGACGACCCCGAATCGACAGTCATTCGCGGCGACTGGACCGGCCAGCAACACAATTTGATTACTGTGGGTCTTGACGCGAGCCTCGCCATCGTGGGGATCACGTTGGAAAATGGCTCGACCAGCGACAAAGGGGGCGCGATACATGCCCGCAGCACCTTGTCCGTGACGAATTCCATCTTTCGCTCGAATCGCGCCGCAAAGCGCGGGGGCGCGATTGCCATTGAATTGGACAACGCGTCCGACAAAGTCACGATCAAGGACAGCCTATTCGAAGACAATAGCGTCGACCTGGAACTTGGCGGCGCCGTTTCCCAGTCCGGCGGCAAACTGACGATCGAGGGTTCGACGCTCTACAAGAATTCGGCCGGTAAGCGAGGGGGCGGACTGGCGGTGACGGAGGGATCGGCGACTATTATCAACAGCACGATCTCGACGAACACGTCGCGCGAATCGGGCGGCGGGATCTACGTGGTCGCCGGCGCCTCGGCGATTGTCAGTAGTAGCACCATTTACGCGAATACCGCTCGCGGCGACACGGCCGGCGGCGGCATCGACGCCCAGGGGGAGTCGACCAACGACGGATCAGTGAGAATCGAGAATTCCATCGTGGCCGGAAACGTTGCCTGGCACGAAGAATACGAGAACGTGCAGCTGATCGAGGGCATGAACTTGCGTGGCAACGTGCAAAGCGACGGCGGGAATCTGTTCGGCGACGTCACCGGGGCGGTGAATCCACAAGTTCGCAGTACAGAGGACGTCTTCGACTACACGTTCCGCAATCCGCTGCTGGGAGATTTGAAGAACAATGGCGGCCTGACGCCGACCCACGCACTCTTGGCAGGCAGCCCCGCGATCGGCGCGGGAACGAAGGAGACTGGCCCCCCGACGCACGACCAAACCGGAGCGCCGCGCGGCGACTCGATTGATATCGGCGCCGTGGAATTCATCCGCGAGCAAGAACCGCCCGACACCGTCTTGGGCGACACGGACAACGATTGCGATGTCGATATCACCGATCTCAACAATGTCCGCAACAATTTCGGCTCCAACGGTCTGGGGATCCTGGGCGACACCGACGGCGACGGGGATGTCGACATCACGGATCTGAACAATGTCCGCAATAATTTCGGATCCATTTGCGTCGTCACTCCCGGCGCGCCGCCGGCCGAAGTGATCGACGTCACGAATTGGCAAGTGTGCAAAGACGATCGCAAGTATTGCGCTATTCCGAACGACGACGGTGACGACACGTTGGCGATTCAGGCCGCGATGAACTACGCACGTACGCGCGGCGAGGCGCACGTCCGTGTCCCGAAGGGGGAATTCCTCGTCGCCAATCTGTTGTTTCACGGCTACGCGCTGGGGCTGACCGGCGAAGGCACGCTCAAACTCGCGCCGGGGTCCAAATCGTACGCCACGCTGACGGTCGACAGCACCGTGAATCCTCGCGGGAAAGTGCCCGAGCTGGCGATCACCAAGACCGTGACCATGCGCGACGACTTCACGCCGATCAACTGGGTGGACGGGATCACGATCGATGGCAACGTCGCGGCTCCGCACACCAATAAGGCCATCGGATTGGTCGTCGAAGGGGAGCAACTGCTGATCAGCAACCTCACCGTGCAGAACACCGCGAACCATCCGGATTCGACGACCGACCCCAACGTGCCGGCTGGGATCAACATCCTGGTGCGGGGAGACCACAACGTCTTCTCGACGGTGGATTCGCTGGACGCCGGCCATACGGCGTTCCGCAACGTCGGCGGAGACAACTACTACTATGACATCGCGGCCTTGCGATATCGCTGTCGCGGCTTTCGCGCGCAACTGCCGAGTGAGGACGAGGTCGGGGGCAAAGTGATCGAGGGCGGTCCGATCTATATCATCGGGAATGACGACGACCACGAGCTGGATTTCTCGACGGAGACTACCGGGGTGAACTGCAGCCGAGGCGACGCCCCCGCCTCGATCTTGATCGATCCGGTGCCTGTTGACGATCCGGACAGCGAAAAGCGCATCACCAAGGTGGAGTTGAGAAACCTCGATGTAGGGGGGCCCAACGGTATTGACCCCGTCTCCGGACAAGGGAATGTGCTGAAATTCGCCGCCGTGGAAAACATGATCATCGACAATAGTCGCTTTGTTCACACGTCGCCGCGGCTGCATTCGATTCGGGTCGCTGAGGGCACCATCGAAACGTTGCCGACCGGCGCCAAGCAGCAAATCGGCGAGATCACGATCACCAATTCCTGGCTGGCGCGCAATTTGTTCTTCGAAGGCCGAACCGACGAGCCCATTTACAAATCCATCGAGTTGGAAAATGTCACCATCGGCGAAGGGTTTCGCGATGCGAAACCAAGCGACCGAGAATATGCCATTGAACAACTATCCGTCTGGGACGGCTTCACGGGAAAGAGCCTTTCTCTGAATCACTTTTCGGTCGCGGGAATTCAATGGATGGCGCCTGCGGCGTTCAAGCTGATGGATAGCGAACTGCACGGAAAAAGCGCCAGCCTCGTAAATGGGCTTGACGTCGAGTTTCTTCTCGACGACGTACAATGCTCCCGCTTCATGTGGTCCGACAACGTCGTGACAAACACGCCGCCGGGGTTAGCTTTACCGGTACCGCAGATCCCGGGCAGCTTGAAGCTCCTCTGTAACGTGGCGCCGGTGACCGAACCAGCGGCCTCGATAATTGCTGACAGTGTTGCCGCCGTCGACGAGGTCGTCGAGCGGTGGCAAAGCAACGCGGACCTGCTCGGCTGGTCCGCCGCAGATCCCGACGAAACGTCCGTCATCGCCCGACGCAATTCGGCCCGGCGTCGTTGA
- a CDS encoding ABC transporter ATP-binding protein, with the protein MIEFQNVTRTYGDRVAVARLTLTVQPGELFCFLGPNGAGKTTSIKMLVGLLRPTSGSIRVCGHDLTAQHREAAQSIGYVPDEPYLYEKLTGREFLQFVAGMYGMTRAEERDGIERTIAELDLSDFVDDLTETYSHGMKQRLVFAAALLHKPRVLVIDEPMVGLDPRTARIVKNLIRAQAEAGATVFVSTHSLSMVEEIADRIGILDQGCLRSVGTLKELRGSISGSDSSLESLFLQLTSGPNGNGNTYQTSPDTSP; encoded by the coding sequence ATGATCGAGTTTCAGAACGTCACGCGGACCTACGGCGACCGCGTGGCGGTTGCGCGGTTGACGCTGACGGTTCAACCCGGCGAGCTGTTCTGTTTTCTCGGCCCGAACGGCGCCGGCAAGACGACGTCGATCAAAATGCTAGTCGGGCTGCTGAGACCGACTTCCGGATCGATTCGCGTTTGCGGTCACGACCTCACCGCACAGCATCGCGAGGCAGCTCAATCGATCGGCTATGTGCCGGACGAACCGTACCTCTACGAAAAGCTGACCGGGCGCGAGTTCCTGCAATTCGTCGCTGGCATGTACGGCATGACCAGGGCCGAGGAACGAGACGGGATCGAACGCACAATCGCTGAACTGGACCTGAGCGACTTTGTCGACGACCTCACGGAAACCTATTCGCACGGCATGAAACAGCGCCTGGTGTTCGCCGCCGCGCTGCTGCACAAGCCGCGCGTGCTGGTCATCGACGAGCCAATGGTGGGACTCGATCCGCGCACCGCCCGCATCGTCAAGAACCTAATTCGCGCCCAGGCTGAAGCGGGAGCCACGGTCTTCGTCTCCACGCATTCGCTGTCGATGGTCGAAGAAATCGCCGACCGCATCGGCATCCTCGACCAGGGCTGCTTGCGCTCGGTGGGAACGCTGAAAGAACTGCGAGGTTCGATCTCCGGCAGCGATTCCAGCCTGGAGAGTTTGTTCCTGCAACTGACGTCCGGGCCGAATGGAAATGGCAACACGTATCAGACTTCACCTGACACTAGCCCGTAG